In Eucalyptus grandis isolate ANBG69807.140 chromosome 4, ASM1654582v1, whole genome shotgun sequence, the following proteins share a genomic window:
- the LOC104441722 gene encoding protein SPIRAL1-like 5 — MSRGSSYGGGQSSLGYLFGSDEQTPPPPTPRTANPPPYGIDTIMTNAPPHRVDKIAEKNEDSRSPSDDRKPNISNNYHRAQGQNSGNFITERPSTQVKSVPGGDSSLGYLFGDK; from the exons ATGAGTAGAGGGAGTAGCTATGGCGGAGGGCAAAGTTCCCTAGGCTACCTTTTCGGATCCGACGAGCAAACACCTCCACCTCCAACTCCACGGACTGCAAACCCACCACCGTATGGAATTGACACGATCATGACCAACGCACCACCACATCGCGTTGATAAAATCGCAGAGAAGAATGAAGACAGCCGTTCTCCTTCTGATGATCGAAAGCCAAACATTTCCAACAATTACCACAGAGCTCAAGGCCAAAACTCGGGGAACTTCATCACC GAGCGTCCATCGACCCAGGTCAAATCAGTTCCGGGAGGAGATTCATCTCTTGGGTACTTATTTGGAGATAAGTGA
- the LOC104441723 gene encoding beta-carotene hydroxylase 2, chloroplastic — protein sequence MAIGISPSTSSSTTNIASLSGRRPFPSLKPNQTRIVPFSLAIHLRRHDRSAEYKNPRLCMVMNTETEQAPAENENRVIIPRVTEKLARKRLERHTYLVAAIMSSLGISSMAALSVYYRFSWQMEGGEFPTLEMFGTFALSVGAAVGMEFWARWAHRELWHASLWHMHESHHRPRDGPFELNDVFVIINAIPAIALLSYGFLNRGLLPGLCFGAGLGITTFGMAYMFVHDGLVHRRFPVGPIANVPYLRKVAAAHQLHHSDKFEGVPYGLFLGPKELEEVGGKEELEKEIKKRIKMSKASNRS from the exons ATGGCTATTGGAATTTCACCGTCCACTTCGTCCTCCACCACCAACATAGCTTCCCTTTCTGGTCGAAGACCTTTCCCCTCTCTAAAGCCCAATCAGACCCGAATAGTCCCTTTCTCTCTCGCGATTCACCTGCGAAGACATGACCGCTCTGCCGAATACAAGAACCCGAGACTCTGCATGGTGATGAACACAGAAACAGAGCAAGCGCCTGCTGAGAACGAGAACCGTGTGATCATCCCGCGCGTCACCGAGAAGCTCGCCAGGAAACGGCTCGAAAGGCACACGTACCTCGTTGCGGCGATCATGTCGAGCCTCGGGATAAGCTCGATGGCGGCCCTGTCCGTTTATTACCGGTTCTCATGGCAAATGGAG GGTGGGGAGTTTCCAACTCTGGAAATGTTTGGGACTTTCGCTCTCTCTGTGGGGGCCGCG gttGGTATGGAGTTTTGGGCAAGATGGGCTCATAGAGAACTTTGGCACGCCTCTCTGTGGCACATGCACGAG TCTCACCATCGACCGAGAGACGGCCCTTTCGAGCTCAACGACGTTTTCGTGATCATCAACGCCATTCCCGCGATAGCTCTGCTCTCTTACGGATTCTTGAACAGGGGTTTGCTTCCGGGACTCTGTTTTGGTGCG GGTCTAGGGATTACAACGTTCGGGATGGCCTACATGTTCGTGCACGATGGATTAGTGCATCGGCGGTTCCCGGTAGGGCCAATTGCGAACGTGCCCTACTTGAGAAAAGTTGCTGCCGCTCACCAA CTTCATCACTCGGATAAGTTCGAAGGGGTGCCGTATGGACTGTTCTTGGGACCGAAG GAACTAGAAGAGGTGGGAGGCAAGGAAGAGTTGGAAAAGGAGATCAAGAAGCGGATCAAGATGTCCAAGGCTTCAAATAGATCATAG